ggggtcacttagaaatgtccattccactccattatagacacaataccagctgagatcagttgcattgtttttttaatcagggcagcagttttcagattacattatgtgcttacatttctaagtgaccccaaacttttgaccggtactgtatgtaagtttgtagtgtttacagcttgttgtgcCACACCAAAAGTtgccaaaaaaaatctatgaaTGCAAAGTCTTATGGGTTActctttacttgaaggtatctacataagagtgaaaTGTCCtaaatgtgtcataaacattataaacaagtcaaacatttatgacctaacgcttcttttagtaagtgtcattcggtttttgtcttgacaagttagggttagagttaggtttgggttaaaacgcaaCGCGTATAAAACTGTTGTGCCATCGCCCTAATTTTAACATACACTTGTTGCTTGATTCTTAAATATAGTGCATTTCTTGTCTCCCCCACATACAATCATCACAACATTtctcatgacgaaatctggtaggtacgtgtctccaccgtccccaccgaaatcgacgcctatgcatgtgcatgtaaacgtagtcagtgcGTCACTGGCTTTTCCCAGTGATACTGAACGTACCATCAAGTCAAGCCCAAATGGGAAGTTCTCTGTTTTTCGCTACACAGTTTGACtcagctgctctgctgctgaCCGGCTGGATTATTTTACTCAAACTTTTCATGTTATTAATTCTTCCAGCAAACAGAAAACCCcagttttaatgttttggtGATGTATTATCGTCTGTTTCTACTCGCCGCTCTGCTGCCAAGTTGTTCCGGTATGTAAGAAGTTTATGTCGTCATTTTAAATGCAACGGTAGTCTTTAACAGgctaatatactgtaaatgtgtataagtgcgtggtggaatgtaactaagtacatttactcaaactGTGTACACATGTGAGGTACAGTACTCAACTTGAgtctgttggttggacaaaacaaacacatttgtcacttttattttacaaaccaaacaatgaattaatgtcatttaaaatgctAGTTTAGTCTTTAAAAGGCTGCACGTGAATGTACGCCGTACGTTGCCATTGTAGCTGACATTGTACGGCTAATATAAATGTGTAgaaatcagtggtggaatgtaactaagtaggcctacttttactCAAATtatgtacaaatgaaatgtgagGTAGGGCTACTTGATTTGAgtctgttggttggacaaaacaaactgtctcactatttttgtcattttaaatgcTAGTTTAGTGTTAAATAGGCTGCACGTGAATTTAAAAATGCATGCCTCATTGAAAAATTGTTAGAAATCACATGTGGAATGTAacagtatatttactcaagAGTGTTAAGGAACTTGTGTACTTGACtttgttggttggacaaaacaaactcattttttacaaaccaatcaatcaattgATTAATGgaatttttattaaaataatccaaaaatgacaataatcgTTAGTTAATAGttcatattagggctgcaagtaacggttattttcattgttgattattttctggatgaatggataagttgtttggtctctaaaatgtcagaaaatgctcCAGCTAGTCTGAAAATATAGCCTAACCAACTAAACAGTGGAATTTTTATGGCCTTTTAAAGCATTCCTAGAAAACTGTCTTCCATGGAAAGAAGCCGGCTGGTGTTTCTCAGGAGTGTGGATGCCGTTAGGTGGTGCCTCCCATTATCATTAGCCAAAGAAATGGCTGAATCACTATTGAtaccatttcatttcatttatagtgtcaaatcataccAGAAGTTAAGACCCGACAAGTCCCACCTGaacaagcatttggtgcgacggCGGCGAGGGAAAACGTCCTGTTAACATGCAGAAACctctgtatatattttaaaaaggagcacaaaaagACAGTCGGcgcacatgcagcgatgcttctgttgccgctaacgtccgtttcggagcatcagagggcaGCGTTGGCATTTCAGTAGTaccgaaataaggcaccgaTATCCACGttactattcggtccggtagaccggttgttaaggcaccggtgccatattagcaccaggtttcggtacccaaccctacttttgaccaaatacaacaatgtcgatattgcggcgatattgtagggttgactattggtgctttcataaaatgttaacacaatgagagttttgataaataatcaccaataatgtggatgtAATGACTAAgtaggtaaaggcaaataatgaaacggctagaacagtctggtaagttcagaaaatgacatcagtttactgttttacagcctgtaaaaccaggaaaagacaacacttatgtcacgtcatgatattacaatatccaaaatgtaagaccaTATCTGGCCTCATATATTGAtgtcaatataatattgatatctTGCCCAGTCCTACTTCCTTGTCACATTTTCACCCCAGTTTggaattgttgtttttgttgataCATGCGTGCACCATGGTGCCAGGGTGAGTCTTATCACACAAACAGTTAAACACGCTTCTACACCCCTGTCAGCCCAGTTCAGAGTCAGGAAAGTCCAACTGCGTAGGTGTTACGTAATTTGGAGTTGAAGTGTGTAGATGTGAAGGAGATATACAGAAAGATAGCACAACAATATAAGCAATGACTTAGTACTAATAGAAATGTGCAGCCTGAAATACTAGTATGATGCAAGATACATTTCAAGTATGTGTGTGCTTCTTGTTGTTAAATGAATTTTGTCTTTTCTAGAGGAGAATTTCAGAACATTTGACCACCTAAAATGAAGTTGTCTTTGAGTTGTGACTGGTTCAACCAAAGAGTCTTTAGCCTGAAGGCTGCGGGGAAATCCTAACTCTTTGAAATGTCTCAGAGTTGTACTATTCCAACAGCCAGGTTTATTAAATACacaactaatctaaactaaacagCCCTGTGATGAATCCTACCTTCATCAGTGTTGTACTGGCTACACCACAGCtgtattctgggataggagaataAAAGGCTCTGgattgtgtgcatttctttaaaccaatcacaagttccggatgcagcgacggtggctctgcaaaatagtctccggaaaggaacttgttttgttggaacATCTGCTCATAACTTGGTGGACACGAGGAGTCACAGTTAAGGCCCGCATGTTTGGCCAgaatgtgtatttgtatatattttaaagtgctgTTACTAAAGAAGTGTTAACTTTATTATTAACGTCCCAGTAATTTATTTCAGTCCACCGGTTAAGTGATCATCAAAACGAATACGCTTaagccttgtgttgtccttcgggtcaccgggacccgtccagtttatttggcgttttgtattggcctggcgttgagcTTCGGGTCCCGGTGACCCGAAGGACAACGCAAGGGTTAAGAGGGATGGGTTAAAGTGTAAGGCAATTGGAATCCGAATCTGAGGCCTGAGTGCCTGGGATTCCAGATCTTATTTTATCCTTCTTCACGTCCCAGTTAGAAAGGAAatgtattctttgtaaatctttacaatcattccccaaaagaaccaagcaggccggcgttgttgcacgatccaaattgtcttcaaaacttgccattttcagcgtatAGCTTGCTAGttaggttgttgttgttgttgtctcctGAAATGAAGGGAAtttgagaatggcaacacacagacagtagGACGGgaggggcaaagcctgacattcggctttatcctggaaatgtacttccgttgttGATCCATACGGTCAGTCTTTGTTGAGACAAATTTTTATGGTAGGCTAGATACTGGAAACAGCTCCCCTCTATAACACAATAACCCAATGTGTAAAGTATGTCTTGAACTTCTTTATCTCTGTGTCTCCCCAGGAGAATCCTCGGTGGATGATCCAGCGGAGATGGTCCTGGCCTTTGCTGGCGGCGTTGTCCTTCTGCCGTGCAACTTCAGCATCCCCGCCAGCGCCGACGTTCCGACAGTGGAGTGGTCCAAGCAAGGCCTGCATCCCTACGTGGTCTTCTTGTACCGGGGTGGCTACGAGATTAATGAGGAGAAGCATCCGGCCTTCTGGTACAGGACGAGCCTCATCGCAAAAGAGCAGAAGAACGGAAACTTCTCGTTAAGGATCGCCAACGTGCGGCCGTCCGATGCAGGGAAGTACCGATGCAAGAGGCTGTGGAGCGACGGCCCCCGCGACGTTACAGCAGTGGAGCTTGATGTGGGTAcgtcaagtcaagtttattcATCTGGGGATGAAAACCCGTCGTCTGAGAAGTAAccaaagctgtcagacaaatttgtacttgagtaagagtacattccaccactgaaaagCACACTGTGGTAATTGTTATTAATTATATCAGGCTGATGCTCTTTGAGGACAACCCTGGTTGCCTGGagatttagaaaataaaacatctaCAGTATAGCCTGAGGGCCCGTTAATTCATTTGTTTAGCCATTCGTCTGCTGGTTCaactctgaaaaaaacaaatattaacGGCAGTTAGGCCCCAATCCCGGTGTGGTCCTAGTGTTTAGACAGGGATCGTTCTTCACTAGGCTGATAAAACATTCAGGGCCCTATctcgcacccggcgcagcgcaaagcctgacgcgagtgtctttgctagtttaagaccgacgcagttgtcagtttcctgtccagcgcccgcgtcgtttaaatagcaaacgcacctgcgcccatctttgcgcccatctttgcgcccatctttgcgcccatgggcacgctgctcttacagggaggtgtgttcaggtgcattcttggcatattgctatcttgaggcagcgggaagtgatcgcgccattacTTTAACAGCAAAtgagtaaaatgcgcctaggcttatgcacatttatttacattttgcagATTAAACAATTTAATGAGTTCTTTCAAAAGCACTGTATAAagattattaaataaaaatgatactGTAGTGGCAAATGTATCATGTTTACACTGGACATCTTATCAAGATGAAAGAACATTGAGCTGTGATTATGGAATTACACGCTGTGGGTGTGGATCAGTTATATTGAGTCGTATTTGATTACCCGTAAGAACTCTCAGGTATGTTTGTTCATAGCTCCAGTTCAATCTTTAATTAAACATGGTACTGCAGGAGTGAATGAATGTTCCTTGGAAAACTctcagatgtttgtttttaactccAATTTAATCTTTGATTAAACGATAATTTGTCCTCAGTAgttcgagagagagagagagagagagagagaggcttagacaaccataacacaacaaacacacatatatctcacatacataaaaatcactcacaggaCTGTAAAGAGTTAAGAATGtgtgaagtgattacaaaggtctggtatagactgaccatgtgatgcagtgaccatgataaggtgctatggtagagtgAAAGGTGTGTCATAAACCAAGCCTGGCAATAAAAACGGTTAGAGATTAATAACCATTCCAACATGCCTGGGCGTGGTAGGTGTATATTATAATTATGATTGGTTGAAACCCCCTTGGAAGTTCTGCGTCCACActacaaatgtttaaatgttgatTTAATATCTCACTGAGCCAGAGAGATAAAATGTCTTTAGTAAGTATTGCATTAATATGTAATGAGTGTTTGATGGAACATTCAAAGGtcggttggtagagcgggcgcccatatgcgGAGGTTTTGCTCCTTggcgcagcgggcccgggttcggctctgacctgcggccctttgctgcatgtggttccccctctctcccctttcatgtcttcatctgtcctgtcaaataaaggcctaataaTGCCCAAaagataatctttaaaaaaggaaacaaaggtCACGCGTCGTGtaattcctgttttttttatagttgCCGTTTCTGAGCCAAAACTCTCGGTGACGTCAGCTGAGGGCGGAGGCGTGACTCTGCAGTGTGAGGCCAACTGCTGGCTGCCGGAGCCGCAGATCAACTTTCTGGATGAACAGGGAAAATACATTAATGCCGAAGAACCCAAAAGAGATGATGAAGATGCCCGCGGGTGTTTCACTGTGACACGAAGAGTGACTCTCCAGGACGCTGCTGCCAACAGGTTCACATTTCAAACTTAAATTCAGACTCTACAAAAGGCCTGTTTGGTTCCACTTTtagtaatttatttaaaaaaaacctgtcttTTCCTCACAGGGTCACCTGCAGAGTTCACCAGCCGGAGACCAACCAGACCAGGGAAACGCAGATTTTCATACCAGGTACACTGCCGCTGGAACTCTCTGTATGGCTGGATTGCCAAACACCGTGGCGTTTATAATATTTGATAAAATATGTCAGAAAATTGACTCACGTCAGCGTCTTGTTTATTATCCTTTCAGTTGACGGAGGGCGGTCCTGCTTTCTGACGGCTGCCACCTCTGTCGGAGTGACCGTTTTACTTCTGTCGGCTCCATTATGTGGGttagctgtctgtctgtggaaGAGATGTGGAAAATCTGGTAAGTCACGAACACTGACACGGTACTGCATTTGGCCTACAGAATCACTCCTCAATTAGAAAAAtttcatttcggttccacttaaatgtgtcgactgaaatattttctctctgtcgctccgaaacggacgtaaaaatatcacatattctctgtagtctaccattagctagctaccgtaaatgtaggctacttttaaaatgccatattttccctctgcgCTCACCAAAActgacgtaaaagcatattaaccattcactgcacgcgatcgctagtaaacatattacatctttgatatcatttttcagttttaaaagtaccgtGTTCCCAGCTGTCAGAGATTAACTTGGCGAGTACAACACTTTTGTAACCGATCTTTAGACTGTGGTTAAACCAGAGAGATATGATAAACCAGAATAGTCCTGTTAATTAAAGATTAGTTTGGGTATTGACTAGGGTGAgaagtaatcgagaaaaacgattattcTGCACATTTaggttttgcaagtaaacttaGTTTGTCTCGTGTTATGAATGGGGGGGGAAAAACATGTTCAAACgagaaaagtattaagggaaatatCACAGTTCATGGTGTTTTCGTTGTtgattcaagttttttttatttttacttgaataaatgcaacatctttccaaaaaaacaatgcgcaatcgtgttaaataatcgcaATGTCAATATTGAGGGGACAGTGCAAATTCATTAAACGTCTGATTTTACATGCCCGAGATAGCCaaaaaggctattttttttaatctgtagtCCCCTGTCCTCGGTGTTAAAAagggctttttaaaatacaaataaacaagaaagaaagagacgaCACAAGCAGAGCAGAGCTTGACACAAAACGAGACACAGCACAGAATTGGAATAGTCCTTCAGTCAaagattaaaggtcccatggcatgaaaatttcactttatgaggtttttaacattaagatgtgttcccccagcctgcctacggtcccccagtggctagaaatggtgataggtgtaaaccgagccctaggtatcctgctctgcctttgagaaaatgaaagctcagatgggccgatctggaatcttacTCCtcatgaggtcataaggggaaaggttacctcccctttttctgctttgcccgccccagagaatttggcccacccatgagagagaggaatcatggctttcaaacgagcaaagtggcagttggtcaaggccacccaccccccaccccccctctctctctctctctcctcctcaatagctacagacacagaaatggcacatcctaaggaaagctcattgtgggactgactctagtggctgtaattctgcaccaaggctgaatttcaggaaagagacttcagatacagtattaggggaccactaaggtctatataaagagacttcagatacagtattaggggaccactaaggactatataaagagacttcagatacagtattaggggaccactaaggtctatataaagagacttcagatacagtattaggggaccactaaggtctatataaaagagacttcagatacattattaggggaccactaaggtctatataaagagacttcagatacagtattaggggaccactaaggcctatataaaagagacttcagatacagtattaggggaccactaaggtctatataaaagagacttcagatacagtattaggggaccactaaggtctatataaaagagacttcagatacagtattaggggaccactaaggtctatataaaagagacttcagatacagtattaggggaccactaaggtctataaaagcatccaaagagcaccatgtcatgggaccttttaatGTGCATATTAACggtgcatttttttcttttttgtattcacACAACAGAGGGACAAAAATTCCCAGTGAAAAGAAAGTTGTCGGACCAAAGCACAACAAGTGGCAGCTCTGAGAATCACTCGCTGCTGCACTGCGTCGTGGTAGAGAAGGCCGACTGCGTCGTTGAGAAGCTGACAATAGAGGACCTCAAGACCAAGCTTCGTGAGAAAGAAGATACAATCCGTCAGCTACAGAGCGAAAACAAATCTCATCTAAGTTCGGTTGTTTGCCAGCCCGACCAGCCGATGCTCCTCCACAGTCATGCAGATTTCGCCGACAGCAGTCCTCCAGAATCTGACCGCGTACCGCAGAAAAAGACACCAAAGCCTGGCATTATGCTGCAGAACAGTGATCCGTCGCCCGACCCCCAGGTCTACAGGTTCCGTCGGAGGAACAGCAGCCCGGCTCTTTTGAACTTCTTGACCAGTTCTTCTGCAGTCAGCGCTTCGAAGATGAAGTTCTCCAGCATCGGCCGTTCAAAGAGTGAAACTCGTGAACCGCCTCTTCCATTCGCCAAGCCTCAGCGCCGACATTCCTCGGTGTTTCCTCCGTCTAATAACCGCTTCAAACTCCTGGCAGATTTAACAGAAGAGCCATAATAATGCCGTCCTTGCACCAAAAAGCTTTAAAGTGATTCCAGTATCAGCAGAACAGAAAATTTGCAAACTTTCCCTTCAGTTACCAGCgaacgctagcggtagctagctagcttggttacatttttcaaaacgaGTATAGTTGTAGTCTTCAAATCTGTGATCCTGCAacatccccagtctttacatattatgacagtcttCAACATTAGATGTGAGAttattgtctttagatgtgagatggtgtcagacttgagtcttttcaaagtctgttctaAGTCTTCTAGTGTCTGGTAGGCATTAAGAGCACTAAGGCTGGGTATTGTTCCAAAAAATGTGacaccgataccaataccgtgactttgccaccagttcctaaacgataccttctttcgataccaattttatgaaacaaaaagaaattacaacattacagtagggctgcaccgatccgactttttcagtcccgataccgatgccagggctttgtgtatctgtcgatacccgataccgatccgatactgttgttaaattaataataaactgtataccttttgcaccttataccttccttccaccatgtggaagagactaaatacaccagactttcctaactaaacattactttcctaagacaaaataacatagatgtaatgtattgaattcttatttatttgttatttaaaaaacaattgtgcattcaaattgaaaatataatgtaatcaaacttcttaaagttaatttaaataaataacaataatgggcctttatatatgtttataatggcttattctactgtcaggagtacatagaatatcacaaaaacattttaatgtcatgttCACTAAAAGTTGATTACTAAAGGGTTTGCTTGGCTCatcaacattatacaataacgttatatgaaggagaattatattattaactattattatattaacattgtataacgttatatgaaggagaattatattattaactattattatattaacattgtataacgttatatgaaggagatttatattattaactattattatattaacattgtataacgttatatgaaggaaatttatattattaactattattatattaacattgtataacgttatatgaaggagaattatattattaactattattatattaacattgtataacgttatatgaaggagaattatattattaactattattatattaacattgtataacgttatatgaaggagatttatattattaactattattatattaacattgtataacgttatatgaaggagaattatattattaactattattatattaacattgtataacgttatatgaaggagaattatattattaattattattatattaacattgtataacgttatatgaaggagatttatattattaactattattatattaacattgtataacgttatatgaaggagatttatattattaactattattatattaacattgtataacgttatatgaaggagatttatattattaactattattatattaacattgtataacgttatatgaaggagaagccatcaaacagttacagaatctaaactatttttttttctgcaaactgcaaagtagtaaaataaactcaaatcgaatgaatacacatacaaacaactttaacattgtttccctttcaaaacaaaatagttgtaagctagttgtataaacactagcttggccacaggtaagttaggttgtagtgtggttgtagtggGCGACTGAACGGAGCTCCGCTGTCAGCCACCTTCGCTGTTTGAATAATGTTTGTAGGTTGGCGGACGTATTTCAGCGAGGCAAGGCATCTTAAATCGTAAATGTCaacccacagagaaatgcacacagcattTAGCTAAAATGACATGtaacagcccgtattcagaaactgtctttaaacgagccgtcacgacttccgtacggttgttatgtcacaactataccatatataggtagaaagtgtcgctacagtgccgttacagttaTTCCCCGACTGCAGTGGTGGTGCATAGAGTGCAGTTGTGAAGACCCTGAAATGCTGACCAATCGgggcagactgggctttttcaggaggggggcttaaataGACAGGGGCTAAAACAGtgttcagacagagggtgaatacaggtgtattcagacagacagcatttggaaaatgagttttttgaacattaaagcatgtaaacatgttctagtagtgTAAAAACTACTGGAAACTGGGCCGCTGCAGGGTGTCCCGGCTACACACATCCCTTCAGGAAGTCTGAAAACGGGGAAAAGAACGATAAACAACAATTTACAGCCGTTGCATTCTATCCTCTTCAGCTGTCAGAGCGCGAGTGATTGACAAGAGGGCTCTCGACACCGTGTCAAGCGTCTCGAGAAAGAGCGATTGTTACGGCCTTTTCCTACAAGTAGGAGAATGAGAATgatataggacctttaaaaaaaagattttgcaTATTGTAATGTTTTACAATAAGATGTCTGGGGTTGTATGTAATTAAATATTCTTAATGTAATTTCTGTATAAATTATGTAAATAGAATtgtatttttgtactttttaatctGCCTTTTATGTCCTCTACACTTATACAATAAAGCACTTTCTTTGTTGAATTTCAAAGCTCC
The sequence above is drawn from the Sander lucioperca isolate FBNREF2018 chromosome 17, SLUC_FBN_1.2, whole genome shotgun sequence genome and encodes:
- the LOC116063678 gene encoding butyrophilin subfamily 3 member A2-like; this translates as MYYRLFLLAALLPSCSGESSVDDPAEMVLAFAGGVVLLPCNFSIPASADVPTVEWSKQGLHPYVVFLYRGGYEINEEKHPAFWYRTSLIAKEQKNGNFSLRIANVRPSDAGKYRCKRLWSDGPRDVTAVELDVVAVSEPKLSVTSAEGGGVTLQCEANCWLPEPQINFLDEQGKYINAEEPKRDDEDARGCFTVTRRVTLQDAAANRVTCRVHQPETNQTRETQIFIPVDGGRSCFLTAATSVGVTVLLLSAPLCGLAVCLWKRCGKSEGQKFPVKRKLSDQSTTSGSSENHSLLHCVVVEKADCVVEKLTIEDLKTKLREKEDTIRQLQSENKSHLSSVVCQPDQPMLLHSHADFADSSPPESDRVPQKKTPKPGIMLQNSDPSPDPQVYRFRRRNSSPALLNFLTSSSAVSASKMKFSSIGRSKSETREPPLPFAKPQRRHSSVFPPSNNRFKLLADLTEEP